The proteins below come from a single Pedobacter sp. MC2016-14 genomic window:
- a CDS encoding Gldg family protein codes for MKKILKIAKLELSILFYSPVAWLVLAIFMIQCGISFLDNLQGTNTGLQLGYGGRAITSTLFGGTSGLFTTIQGNLYLYLPILTMGLMSRETNSGSIKLLLSSPVKLREIIIGKYLAIIGYGLMLILILAIYGVIGLFSIEHVDLGSIFSGLLGLYMLICTYAAIGLFMSCLTTYQVVAAISTLAVFAVLRFVGTLGQNIDFVRDLTYFLSISGRTDKMIAGLITTKDVLYYLIIIASFLTLCVLRLKSERELKPWSVKAGRYTLLIVGALFLGYLSSRPLLTGYLDATNAKSLTLTKNSQEIAAQIDGELKVTTYANMLAPQVWDLLPASRNGELSRLERYKRFIPGLTMDYIYYYEKPIDSNLADYRHNPNLRGTTNTDEIANKMAENMDIERSLFLPSAQMTNLAELKDEGYLSVRKLEYKGKTSYLRFYIGDQSPHPGEAEFMAAVKRLVAKVPTIVFLTGNNERDINDSGDRGYQLLSAVKTRKNALINHGFNVDTLNLNLSDIPASADIVVLGDPTIALSATAQQKLSVYIQKGGNLFITGDPERREILNPVLQPLGVQLKNGTLVKPDGKFSPVFIPALLGRKGATLDSNLNRMARYEVPVAVQTAAGLDLQPKENFDAFPILMSPKTGWNRNAPLDPTVSVYNFNASMGDEQGAFPVAVGLSRQVRAKQQRIFVVGDADFISNAELSRPKRGENEYFVQGVLRWMTNGTFPLDVTRPDPKDLRLNISREQITGMMYLCKGILPALIAILGAIVLFKRRRN; via the coding sequence ATGAAGAAGATTTTAAAAATAGCTAAACTTGAACTGAGTATCTTGTTTTATTCCCCGGTAGCCTGGCTTGTGCTGGCCATATTCATGATCCAATGTGGCATCAGTTTTTTAGATAACCTGCAGGGAACAAACACAGGCTTGCAGCTTGGCTATGGTGGTAGGGCCATTACTTCCACTTTGTTTGGGGGTACTTCCGGGCTATTTACAACCATTCAGGGAAACCTCTACCTCTACCTGCCCATACTAACTATGGGTTTAATGAGCCGGGAAACAAATAGCGGCTCCATAAAACTTTTGTTGTCCTCACCCGTAAAGCTAAGAGAAATCATCATCGGGAAATACCTGGCCATTATTGGATATGGTTTGATGCTGATTTTAATACTTGCCATTTATGGGGTAATTGGCTTATTCTCTATTGAGCATGTAGATTTAGGTAGCATATTTTCCGGCCTGCTTGGCCTGTACATGCTTATATGTACGTATGCGGCTATAGGCCTGTTTATGTCTTGCCTAACCACCTACCAGGTGGTTGCCGCCATCAGTACACTTGCTGTATTTGCTGTGCTAAGATTTGTAGGTACACTAGGACAAAATATCGATTTTGTAAGAGACCTGACCTATTTCCTTTCTATTTCTGGTCGTACAGATAAAATGATTGCTGGATTAATCACAACCAAAGATGTACTCTACTACCTGATTATCATCGCTTCATTTCTAACTTTGTGTGTACTGCGTTTAAAGTCAGAACGTGAGCTCAAGCCTTGGTCTGTAAAGGCGGGCAGGTATACACTTTTAATTGTTGGCGCATTATTTTTAGGATACTTGAGTTCGAGACCTCTACTAACAGGTTATTTGGACGCCACAAATGCCAAATCACTTACACTTACTAAAAATAGTCAGGAAATTGCGGCTCAAATTGATGGCGAATTAAAAGTTACTACCTATGCCAATATGCTGGCACCACAGGTATGGGACCTCCTCCCTGCTTCAAGGAATGGTGAACTTAGTCGTTTAGAACGCTATAAAAGGTTCATCCCAGGCCTAACAATGGATTATATCTATTATTACGAGAAACCGATAGATTCTAATCTGGCAGATTACAGACATAACCCAAACCTCCGAGGCACCACAAATACGGATGAGATTGCCAATAAAATGGCCGAAAATATGGATATAGAACGTAGTCTTTTTTTACCATCTGCCCAAATGACTAATCTGGCCGAGTTGAAAGATGAAGGTTACCTAAGTGTGAGGAAACTGGAATACAAAGGTAAAACCAGTTACCTGCGGTTTTATATAGGCGATCAAAGCCCTCATCCAGGAGAAGCCGAGTTTATGGCTGCTGTAAAACGCCTGGTTGCAAAAGTGCCGACAATTGTTTTTTTAACAGGCAATAATGAGAGGGACATCAACGATAGTGGAGATCGGGGTTATCAGCTGCTTAGTGCTGTCAAAACCAGAAAAAACGCATTGATCAACCATGGTTTTAATGTAGATACACTTAACCTGAATTTGAGCGATATCCCTGCCTCTGCTGATATTGTTGTGCTTGGAGACCCAACAATTGCTTTATCTGCTACCGCACAACAAAAATTGTCCGTTTACATTCAAAAAGGAGGGAATCTGTTCATCACTGGTGATCCCGAAAGGAGGGAAATCCTTAACCCTGTATTGCAGCCATTAGGTGTACAGCTAAAAAATGGGACACTGGTTAAGCCAGATGGAAAATTCAGCCCTGTATTTATTCCGGCTTTACTTGGGAGGAAAGGAGCGACATTAGATTCCAACCTAAACCGTATGGCTCGTTATGAAGTGCCTGTAGCAGTGCAAACTGCAGCGGGTTTAGATCTACAGCCAAAAGAAAATTTTGATGCTTTTCCCATATTGATGAGCCCTAAAACCGGATGGAACAGGAATGCTCCTTTAGATCCAACTGTTTCTGTCTATAATTTCAACGCATCCATGGGTGATGAACAGGGCGCATTCCCTGTTGCAGTAGGTTTAAGCAGACAAGTAAGGGCTAAGCAACAGCGGATTTTTGTGGTTGGTGATGCAGATTTTATAAGTAATGCAGAATTGAGTCGTCCTAAACGTGGTGAAAATGAGTATTTTGTTCAAGGGGTGTTGCGGTGGATGACCAATGGCACCTTCCCGTTAGATGTAACCCGGCCAGATCCCAAAGACTTAAGGCTAAATATTAGCCGCGAACAAATTACCGGCATGATGTACCTATGTAAGGGTATTCTTCCTGCATTGATCGCCATACTGGGCGCTATCGTACTCTTTAAAAGAAGAAGAAATTAA
- a CDS encoding ABC transporter ATP-binding protein has translation MENSIVKIENLSHRYSRDWAIRDINFEIGQIGILGLLGSNGAGKSTTMNILCGVLNQTEGNVYIDGIDLRKDPEEAKKLLGFLPQNAPLHLELTVQEYLTYCAYIRNIESNQVKQAVDQVMEKCGVAHFSKRLLRNLSGGYRQRVGIAQAIIHKPKLVVLDEPTNGLDPNQILEVRKLIKEIAEERAVLFSTHILSEVQAICKEIRMIESGRMVFADSMDAFNNYIMPDTMLAFMDNPPGTEELMAIPGITGVELLNDRSIRLRFKASSSISRELIKMCVHKGWELNELMLEKSSLDEVFAQLSNKSTR, from the coding sequence ATGGAAAACAGCATTGTAAAAATTGAAAACTTATCACACCGGTATAGCAGGGACTGGGCCATACGCGACATTAACTTTGAGATTGGCCAGATTGGTATTTTAGGCTTATTGGGTTCCAATGGCGCCGGAAAATCCACTACTATGAATATCCTCTGCGGGGTACTCAACCAAACAGAGGGCAACGTATACATTGACGGGATCGACCTGCGTAAAGATCCTGAAGAAGCTAAAAAACTGTTGGGCTTTCTCCCGCAAAACGCACCTCTGCACCTGGAGCTTACCGTACAGGAATACCTAACTTATTGTGCTTATATCCGCAATATAGAAAGCAATCAGGTTAAACAAGCAGTTGATCAGGTGATGGAAAAATGTGGGGTAGCACATTTCTCAAAACGGCTGTTGCGTAACCTTTCTGGTGGTTACCGCCAGCGGGTAGGGATAGCACAGGCCATTATCCATAAACCTAAATTGGTTGTACTGGACGAACCTACCAATGGTTTAGATCCAAATCAGATTCTGGAAGTTAGAAAATTAATCAAGGAGATTGCAGAAGAACGTGCGGTTTTATTTTCTACCCATATTTTGTCAGAAGTACAGGCCATTTGCAAGGAGATCAGAATGATTGAAAGCGGAAGAATGGTATTTGCGGATTCCATGGATGCCTTTAACAATTACATTATGCCAGATACGATGCTGGCATTTATGGACAATCCTCCTGGCACAGAAGAATTGATGGCTATTCCCGGAATTACCGGAGTAGAGCTCCTGAACGACAGAAGTATCCGCTTACGCTTTAAAGCATCTTCGTCCATCTCCCGTGAGCTGATTAAAATGTGCGTGCATAAAGGATGGGAGTTAAATGAGCTGATGCTAGAAAAAAGTTCACTGGATGAAGTGTTTGCACAGTTATCCAATAAATCAACAAGATAA
- a CDS encoding DUF6266 family protein — protein MGKVIQGINGAFSGKVGDVIGYVLNGQSVMRGKARKSSKKITALTINNRGKMKLLSKFFEKMKEVLKMSFTPESRGTVNNWYNLAVSYNNPSAIKGKFPELEIDYPNVVLSRGKLKQPVNVTLERTDKGVKFAWDLTDKDKVNHDHTVLVAYFPKINDVKYLIGGKKRRDGSDTLEISENLRGLEMILYIAFVSNDRQEFSNSLYAGKLEKIGTEKKVTARKVVAPVAQVEKVESPDQKILDIARNFKAMGIPLMNIAVGTGLTVKEIELL, from the coding sequence ATGGGAAAAGTAATTCAAGGCATCAATGGTGCATTCTCAGGAAAAGTGGGAGATGTAATTGGCTACGTATTAAATGGACAAAGCGTAATGCGCGGGAAGGCCAGAAAGTCCAGTAAAAAGATTACGGCCCTGACGATAAACAACCGGGGAAAAATGAAGCTGCTGAGCAAGTTTTTTGAGAAAATGAAGGAAGTTCTAAAAATGTCCTTTACACCCGAATCACGCGGAACGGTTAACAACTGGTACAACCTGGCCGTTTCTTACAATAATCCCTCCGCTATTAAAGGTAAATTTCCTGAGCTGGAAATTGATTATCCAAATGTGGTACTGAGTCGTGGTAAGCTTAAACAGCCTGTAAATGTTACTCTTGAACGTACCGATAAAGGAGTCAAGTTTGCCTGGGACTTAACTGATAAAGACAAAGTTAATCACGACCACACGGTATTGGTGGCCTATTTTCCAAAGATTAATGATGTGAAATATTTAATTGGGGGCAAAAAAAGACGGGATGGCTCTGATACCTTAGAAATTTCTGAAAACCTGAGAGGCCTGGAAATGATACTTTATATTGCTTTTGTAAGCAACGACAGGCAAGAATTTTCTAATAGTTTGTATGCCGGCAAACTCGAAAAAATAGGTACCGAAAAGAAGGTTACAGCGCGCAAAGTTGTTGCTCCTGTGGCTCAGGTTGAAAAGGTAGAAAGTCCTGATCAAAAAATACTGGATATTGCCAGGAATTTTAAAGCTATGGGAATCCCATTGATGAACATTGCAGTTGGCACAGGTTTAACAGTAAAAGAGATTGAGTTACTGTAA
- a CDS encoding heme ABC transporter ATP-binding protein, translating to MLHVESISYQVNGRYLLKDISFSLRDGEMVAILGANGAGKSTLMRLLSGEKEPESGRVVLDGKQLSAYSRKELSEKRAMLLQQNSISLEFTVQEVVMMGRYGQGNGATASDQLAVEETMEVCGLSHLAERSMLTLSGGEQQRVHLARVLAQLWNAKRAVLLLDEPIASMDMQYQHQTLAIALALTKKGFTVVAVLHDVNLAAQYADRIMMLKGGKKWWDGTPAYVLNPQHLFTAFSVHASVQTCLKSLKTQVFPHEVKLDAAAFNSNLKLVNNVYTLKKKRRRISEDGTGRLDLYLTR from the coding sequence ATGCTACACGTAGAGTCGATCAGTTACCAGGTAAACGGCAGGTATTTACTAAAAGATATTTCTTTTAGTTTAAGGGACGGGGAAATGGTGGCCATTTTAGGTGCCAACGGAGCGGGAAAATCAACACTCATGCGTTTGCTCTCCGGCGAAAAAGAACCCGAATCGGGACGTGTGGTACTGGACGGAAAACAATTGAGCGCCTACAGCCGAAAGGAACTTTCTGAAAAGCGGGCGATGCTGCTGCAACAAAATTCCATTAGCCTTGAATTTACCGTACAGGAAGTGGTGATGATGGGCCGCTATGGTCAGGGAAACGGGGCAACTGCTTCAGACCAGTTGGCTGTGGAGGAAACAATGGAGGTTTGCGGATTGTCTCATTTGGCTGAACGCTCTATGCTGACTTTATCTGGCGGGGAGCAGCAAAGGGTACATTTAGCCAGGGTACTTGCACAGCTTTGGAATGCAAAACGCGCCGTATTGCTCCTGGATGAACCTATAGCCAGCATGGATATGCAATACCAGCACCAAACACTTGCGATTGCACTGGCCTTAACAAAAAAGGGCTTTACGGTAGTTGCGGTATTGCATGATGTGAACCTGGCCGCACAATATGCCGACCGGATTATGATGTTAAAGGGAGGAAAAAAATGGTGGGACGGCACTCCCGCATACGTACTGAATCCCCAGCATCTTTTCACCGCCTTTTCCGTGCATGCAAGTGTGCAGACTTGTTTAAAGAGTTTAAAAACCCAGGTATTTCCGCATGAAGTGAAGTTAGATGCCGCTGCTTTTAACAGCAATTTAAAACTGGTTAATAACGTATATACCCTTAAAAAAAAGAGAAGAAGAATATCCGAAGATGGCACAGGACGCCTAGACCTTTATCTCACTAGGTAA
- a CDS encoding TlpA disulfide reductase family protein yields MRTIYIPLLLLLFVVTSLNVKAQQIADFPDIGDDIMPEYPKVEWLKGNPVTQFDKDKIYIVELWATWCKPCIAAMPHLNALHLKFKDKGVIFIGQDVMEDDKAKVEAFVKEMGDAISYNIAYSGDVNSDFNKKWVKAAAVSSIPQTFVIQHNKLVWQTHPFNLNEAVMQLLIEDKFSIDAAKALLKK; encoded by the coding sequence ATGAGAACGATATACATACCATTGTTGCTCCTGCTCTTTGTAGTAACGAGCCTGAACGTAAAAGCACAGCAGATTGCTGACTTTCCTGATATTGGAGATGACATCATGCCCGAATACCCAAAGGTAGAATGGCTGAAAGGTAACCCAGTCACTCAATTTGATAAAGATAAGATTTATATCGTAGAACTTTGGGCTACCTGGTGTAAACCCTGTATTGCGGCAATGCCCCACTTAAACGCACTTCACCTCAAGTTTAAAGATAAGGGTGTCATCTTTATTGGTCAGGACGTAATGGAAGACGATAAAGCTAAAGTGGAAGCTTTTGTAAAGGAAATGGGAGATGCGATCAGTTACAACATCGCATACAGTGGTGATGTTAATAGCGACTTCAACAAGAAATGGGTAAAGGCCGCAGCTGTCAGTTCTATACCTCAAACGTTCGTGATACAGCACAACAAACTGGTATGGCAAACACATCCTTTTAACCTCAATGAGGCCGTAATGCAACTATTAATAGAAGATAAGTTTAGTATTGACGCTGCAAAAGCCTTATTGAAAAAATAA
- a CDS encoding redoxin domain-containing protein has product MTSTNLLKLSLYLGLAAGSLMPAFSQNKFTVNGQLGKELQGKVILQYYSHPNIFVRDSAMVVNGKFQFSGEVGDPYYASIQFMDGGVERKMLKPVDFNSFFLEGAAIKISSTDSIGRATITGGKTQTESLGRAALLEDLNKQYKPLAQLQGKYRMERDNEAAAALQKDITPILAKQEKIDSAWMAGHMDSYAAFLLWIKKQRGFIEKEGMTKFNLFSAAIRNSEQGKLFSERIKLSQKLAIGNTAPDISVKDTLGNNIALSSMRGKYVLLVFWVRDVVNYDAFAFNMRKISKRFKDKNFVTFGVSYDPEQRWREVIKSSGFNWVQTNDFDGFDNRMSVSETAKAYGIYSGSVPQGFLIGPDGKILKRKLAIFDGELGLELEKLVK; this is encoded by the coding sequence ATGACTTCAACAAACTTATTAAAGTTAAGCCTATATCTAGGCTTGGCTGCAGGTAGTCTAATGCCTGCTTTTTCTCAAAACAAGTTTACCGTTAATGGGCAGTTAGGTAAAGAACTTCAGGGTAAAGTCATCCTGCAATATTACAGTCATCCCAATATATTCGTCAGAGATTCTGCTATGGTAGTAAATGGGAAGTTTCAGTTTAGCGGCGAAGTTGGCGATCCTTATTATGCCAGTATCCAATTTATGGATGGTGGTGTGGAACGGAAAATGCTTAAACCAGTAGATTTTAACTCGTTTTTCCTCGAAGGTGCTGCTATCAAAATCTCCAGTACAGACAGCATAGGCAGGGCAACAATTACAGGAGGAAAAACACAAACGGAAAGCCTGGGGCGTGCCGCTTTGCTGGAGGATCTCAATAAACAATACAAGCCTCTGGCACAATTACAGGGTAAATACCGTATGGAGCGTGATAACGAAGCGGCAGCAGCCCTTCAAAAGGACATTACTCCAATTCTTGCAAAACAAGAAAAGATTGATAGCGCCTGGATGGCCGGTCATATGGACAGTTATGCTGCTTTCTTACTATGGATAAAAAAACAAAGAGGTTTTATAGAGAAAGAGGGAATGACCAAATTTAACCTCTTTTCTGCAGCAATAAGAAACAGTGAACAGGGAAAACTCTTTTCAGAGCGCATTAAACTTTCTCAAAAACTGGCCATTGGAAACACAGCACCAGACATTTCGGTAAAAGATACCTTGGGCAACAACATTGCTTTATCTTCCATGCGTGGTAAGTATGTGCTGCTGGTATTCTGGGTAAGGGATGTAGTCAACTACGATGCTTTCGCATTTAATATGAGAAAGATCAGTAAAAGATTTAAAGACAAAAACTTTGTGACTTTCGGTGTAAGCTATGATCCTGAACAAAGATGGCGCGAAGTGATCAAATCTTCAGGTTTTAATTGGGTGCAGACAAATGATTTTGATGGTTTCGACAATAGGATGTCCGTAAGTGAAACCGCTAAGGCGTATGGCATTTATAGTGGTTCTGTTCCTCAGGGCTTTTTAATCGGTCCGGATGGGAAGATCTTGAAACGGAAGCTGGCCATATTTGACGGTGAACTTGGATTGGAATTAGAGAAACTTGTAAAATAA
- a CDS encoding PKD-like family lipoprotein — translation MNTILKYCMLAFCAGTLFSCSKDLGNYEYHEINKVTFSGLDTIAGYTAYFGDSVIIAPNVEETIKSNTPASQYRYEWSFDLDNNQTPDSIISTSKVLRIKVGVAPGSYGLQYRVKDLNTGVQRHIKTTLRVVTEVYEGFMVLNDVNGKSRLDMLSYSKAQNSFTQFTDVLTKMGSHLPEQGKPLQVFCTETALSSGGNVDAYHIYLLSETGTNRIHSETFDYLPTYNIRYEMIGALPANFKPQLIVGGVQFIFMNLFMVANDNLYIRAYISSSAWPYVPVNTYSAGQAPFPVAPFVATNGIATVMYNKSARRFVISSSNTSVTMSNVPDASNYPTGNDMLYMERNYSGNAHAVLKNPVTSKISILRFTVGGAALYYDEIMGTDIDKATHYAVSPDLGYLFYSVGGKVYEYDLSLKTSKLMVDKGTGEITYLAFQNFYNRNIAAYANFAKQLTVGSFNSAGVAASSGTLERYTVPPVNGDLVLVDRRTGFGKITSVSYRERTR, via the coding sequence ATGAATACGATTCTAAAATATTGCATGCTTGCCTTCTGTGCAGGTACCCTTTTTTCATGTTCCAAAGATTTAGGGAATTATGAATACCATGAAATTAACAAGGTTACATTTAGCGGGTTGGATACTATTGCAGGCTATACCGCCTACTTTGGCGACAGCGTTATAATTGCGCCGAATGTAGAAGAAACCATCAAAAGTAATACCCCGGCCAGTCAATATAGATATGAATGGTCGTTTGATCTCGATAATAATCAAACTCCTGACTCAATTATCTCCACATCAAAAGTACTCAGGATAAAAGTAGGCGTTGCTCCAGGTAGTTATGGATTGCAGTACCGTGTAAAAGATTTAAATACTGGCGTACAGAGACACATAAAGACAACATTACGGGTAGTTACAGAGGTATATGAAGGCTTTATGGTGCTTAATGATGTAAATGGCAAAAGCCGTTTAGATATGCTTTCTTACAGTAAGGCTCAAAATTCATTTACCCAGTTTACAGACGTGCTGACTAAAATGGGCTCTCATCTTCCCGAGCAAGGAAAACCTTTACAGGTGTTTTGTACTGAAACCGCACTGTCAAGCGGAGGTAACGTGGATGCCTATCATATTTATCTACTGAGCGAGACTGGCACAAACCGGATCCACTCTGAGACTTTTGATTATCTGCCTACCTACAACATCCGTTATGAAATGATAGGTGCTTTACCTGCTAATTTTAAGCCTCAGCTTATTGTAGGTGGCGTTCAGTTTATTTTTATGAACTTGTTTATGGTAGCTAACGATAATCTGTACATCCGTGCCTACATTTCTTCATCAGCATGGCCATACGTTCCGGTAAATACTTATTCAGCAGGGCAAGCACCCTTTCCGGTTGCCCCTTTTGTGGCCACGAACGGAATTGCTACAGTCATGTACAATAAAAGCGCGAGAAGATTTGTCATTTCCTCTTCAAATACCAGTGTAACTATGAGTAATGTGCCTGATGCGTCAAATTATCCGACAGGAAATGATATGCTCTATATGGAACGAAACTACTCAGGAAATGCACATGCAGTATTGAAGAATCCGGTAACATCAAAAATCTCCATTCTTAGGTTTACAGTAGGAGGCGCAGCCCTCTACTACGATGAGATTATGGGTACAGACATTGACAAAGCAACACATTATGCTGTAAGTCCTGATTTAGGTTACTTGTTTTACAGCGTGGGAGGAAAAGTTTATGAATACGACCTATCTCTGAAAACCAGTAAACTCATGGTAGATAAGGGCACTGGCGAAATCACTTACCTGGCTTTCCAAAATTTTTACAACAGGAACATTGCTGCTTACGCCAACTTTGCCAAACAACTTACTGTTGGTTCATTTAATTCCGCAGGAGTTGCAGCAAGCTCAGGAACTTTGGAACGATATACTGTTCCCCCAGTAAATGGAGACCTGGTATTGGTAGATCGCCGGACGGGTTTCGGCAAGATCACCAGCGTGTCTTACCGCGAAAGAACGAGATAA
- a CDS encoding DUF4843 domain-containing protein: MMKRLNPILQLALVIMILSSSCKKSMLTTYNTSDNIYFNYFRDVDPDRNQAGFPSDNVSFTFAYSTPNVTSAVIPIPIAVTGTPRDIDRQFQLTVDPKSTTNAQHFTLPANFVMRAGRVVDTIFLKLNRTADLQTREVTAIFNLTANSEFSTDLKRKIKDNGADPADTINLLSFKVLVSDILAPGPSWGIQYFGAFSIKKVRLMNEVAGMPLNFWSIANGITDFKEQSALASYYAAFMSRYLQDQALAGNIIYEQDGITRMRMGNAYQ, encoded by the coding sequence ATGATGAAAAGACTAAATCCAATCCTTCAACTGGCTCTTGTCATAATGATTTTAAGCTCATCCTGCAAGAAATCAATGTTGACAACATACAATACCTCAGATAACATTTACTTCAATTATTTCAGGGACGTAGATCCCGATAGAAACCAGGCTGGCTTTCCTTCAGACAATGTTAGTTTTACATTTGCCTATAGTACCCCGAATGTGACTTCCGCCGTTATCCCCATTCCTATAGCTGTAACCGGTACCCCTAGGGATATTGACCGCCAGTTTCAGTTGACGGTAGATCCGAAATCGACAACCAACGCACAGCATTTTACCTTGCCCGCTAATTTTGTAATGCGTGCAGGAAGAGTAGTGGATACTATTTTTTTAAAACTCAACAGAACGGCAGATTTGCAAACGCGGGAAGTAACTGCCATTTTCAATTTGACGGCCAATAGTGAATTCTCTACGGATTTGAAAAGGAAGATTAAAGACAATGGTGCGGATCCTGCTGATACGATTAATTTGCTTTCTTTTAAGGTGCTGGTCTCAGACATTCTTGCCCCCGGGCCATCCTGGGGGATCCAGTATTTCGGGGCGTTTAGCATTAAAAAGGTACGACTCATGAATGAAGTTGCTGGTATGCCCCTTAACTTTTGGTCTATTGCAAATGGCATTACAGATTTCAAAGAGCAAAGCGCTCTTGCTAGTTATTATGCCGCATTCATGAGCCGTTATTTGCAAGATCAAGCGCTGGCTGGTAATATTATTTACGAACAAGACGGTATTACCCGAATGCGCATGGGCAATGCTTATCAGTAA
- a CDS encoding helix-turn-helix transcriptional regulator, whose product MIVKARIEHNNEYLFQEEVSDAYSPDHSLSEKLLTIKKSPIGMSNYQISANGLFLIYSEMKFDATVNILTEVEGDAVASQFIFSRQQPGMLKKTDSSMYRRSRHNIRFISSSTESHEVKPDVEYVYFMIVLSKDYFRNLIDLYAVQEQFGDDMQNANPLSFAGQDLFVTPAMRKSIEEIRACKHEGELKWLFTNARIQELIMFQLEQFSHHPAAEKEMSKDLEISKLEQARDILHQEYINPPDQKMLSKRISLNQLKLKSGFKEYFGCTIYTYITRLRMEEARRLILSEGKNMFEVGLKVGFKHQASFTHAFKKYYGILPSEIKV is encoded by the coding sequence ATGATAGTGAAGGCTAGAATTGAGCATAACAACGAATATCTCTTCCAGGAAGAAGTATCGGATGCATACAGTCCGGATCACAGTTTGTCTGAAAAACTGCTTACCATAAAAAAATCGCCCATAGGTATGAGTAACTACCAGATTTCTGCCAACGGTCTTTTCCTGATTTATTCAGAAATGAAATTTGATGCTACCGTGAACATCCTCACGGAGGTGGAAGGTGATGCTGTAGCCAGTCAGTTTATCTTCAGCAGGCAACAGCCAGGGATGCTGAAAAAGACCGATAGCTCCATGTACAGGAGAAGCAGGCACAACATCCGCTTCATATCCTCCTCCACTGAAAGTCATGAGGTAAAACCAGATGTAGAATACGTTTATTTTATGATTGTTTTGTCTAAAGACTATTTCCGGAACCTGATTGATCTTTATGCCGTTCAGGAGCAATTTGGCGATGACATGCAAAACGCAAACCCCCTTTCATTTGCCGGACAGGATCTTTTTGTGACGCCGGCAATGCGCAAATCTATCGAAGAGATCAGGGCCTGCAAACATGAAGGAGAACTCAAATGGCTTTTTACCAATGCCAGGATTCAGGAATTGATTATGTTTCAACTGGAACAGTTTAGCCATCATCCCGCTGCAGAGAAAGAAATGTCAAAGGATCTGGAAATCAGCAAGCTGGAGCAGGCCAGGGACATATTACATCAGGAATACATCAATCCGCCAGATCAAAAGATGCTTTCCAAACGTATTTCACTAAACCAGTTGAAACTTAAGAGTGGCTTTAAAGAATATTTCGGCTGCACAATTTATACGTACATCACCCGGTTGAGGATGGAGGAAGCGCGGAGGTTAATCTTAAGCGAAGGTAAAAATATGTTTGAAGTTGGCTTGAAGGTTGGTTTTAAACATCAGGCAAGTTTTACCCATGCCTTTAAGAAATATTACGGGATTTTACCTAGTGAGATAAAGGTCTAG
- a CDS encoding DUF1801 domain-containing protein gives MRSTTDQAQVTAHIQKLDPLISETVEAIRQIILNTDAEIGERIKWNNPSFYYTGAMAPSDPKEYQREIAVFNLFKNRIMLVFTSGAKVEDKSGLLEGEYKDGRRIVTFKDMKDVQTKAANLQSIIKKWLALVSS, from the coding sequence ATGCGATCAACAACCGATCAGGCGCAGGTTACTGCACATATTCAGAAGCTGGATCCTTTAATCAGCGAAACAGTTGAAGCGATTAGGCAGATCATTCTGAATACTGATGCTGAAATCGGCGAAAGAATTAAATGGAATAATCCCAGTTTCTATTATACTGGCGCCATGGCCCCGTCTGACCCAAAAGAATATCAGCGCGAAATTGCGGTATTCAATTTGTTTAAAAATCGAATTATGCTCGTTTTTACAAGCGGTGCAAAAGTAGAAGATAAAAGCGGGCTTCTGGAAGGTGAATACAAAGATGGCCGCAGAATTGTGACATTTAAAGATATGAAGGATGTTCAAACTAAAGCTGCAAACTTACAAAGCATCATCAAAAAATGGCTTGCGCTGGTGAGCAGTTAA